aacgccttagcacactcacccTTAGTACACTCTCCcattccaaaacattgaattcggatcacacctaaaaaagagatgcaaattcagtgccacggctgttgaaatggaggacttccgtcctatgacaagcccatgttaaattcatcgcttctgcgtcaatttggcaccacttccggatccaaaaagaacattttcattacttttttggtgacgctttttttgctgggcacccACAAACGCCATTAAACACAAAGCGTCGAAacttcaattcaaatgtttgtgatatgatcgtaatatgacATCGAGGCATAACATTCCTACTACttttcgagatgttctttattagtatgaatgaaaaaataaagaacatagtatgttcaaatctcaccagcggtaatttttttatcaaatattttttgaaactatTGTTATTTTCGgcgtatatttttgtagaaatatatatattccatttaaacttaataaaaaaaacattctcaaaagaactttcatggaagtgaaaaagtcaacacgcacagggggctaatcacggcattcaatatcgaattcataatcgtatcgagAAAATTgccgatacgattaaaagtttggatcacggcattcgatcgaaatttgatgcaattttcaaaaaacgaagcagaacaaaatgaaatgacaaaattagttagcgccaaaaaataaaatgtagaaaaacacatgtttttgaagatttcaaagtaaaaagcaaattgtattgcattacatcttatggacccatatctcgttttaacaggttggctgataactctccggtctgacacatagatggcgtcgctcgtattaaatgcatattatttttatatagtaccaaccttcaaatgattcgtgtcaaaatttgacgtctgtaagtcaattagtttgtgagatagagcgtcttttgtgaagcaacttttgttattgtgaaaaaatgaaaaaaaggaatttcgtgttttgataaaatactgttttccgaaggggaaaaatacggtggaagcaaaaacttggcttgataatgggtttccggactctgccccaagagaaatcaacaataattgattggtatgcaaaatgcaagcgtggtgaaatgagcacggaggacggtgaacgcagtggacgcccgaaagaggtggttgccgacgaaaacataaaaaaaaacaaaaaatgactttgaatgaccgtaggttaggttaggttaggttatgtggcagcccgatgtatcaggctcacttagactattcagtccattgtgataccacagtggtgaacttctctcttatcactgagtgctgtccgattccatgttaagctcaatgacaagggacctcctttttatagccgagtccgaacggcgttccaccttgcagtgaaaccacttagagaagttttgaaaccctcagaaatgtcaccagcattactgaggtgggataatccaccgctggaaaactttttggtgttcggtcgtagcaggaatcgaacccacgaccttgtgtatgcaaggcgggaatgctaaccattgcaccacggtggctcctgaacgaccgtaaaatgaagttgatcgagatagcagaggccttaaagatatcaaaggaacgtgttggtcatatcattcatcaatatttggatatgcggaagctcacatttgaccaaaaacaacaacgtgttgatgattctgagcggtgtttgcagctgttaactcgtaatacacccgagtttttccgtcgatatgtgacaatggatgaaacatggctccatcactacactcctgagtccaatagacagtcggctgagtggaaccgtctccgaagcgtggaaagactcaaaagtccgctggcaaagtaatggcctctgttttttgggatacgcagggaataatttttatcgattatcttgagaagggaaaaaccatcaacagtgactattatatggcgttattggagcgtttgaaggtcgaaatcgcgcaaaacagccccatatgaagaagaaaaaagtgttgttccaccaagacaacgcaccgtgccacaagtcattgaaaacgatggcaaaaattcatgaattgggcttcgaagtgctttcccacccaccgtattctccagatctggcccccagcgactttttcttgttctcagacctcaaaagaatgctcgcagggaaaaaatttggctgcaatgaagaggtgatcgccgaaactgaggcctattttgaggcaaaaccgaaggaaggtcgttataatcgttgtatcgctcttgaagggaactatgttgaatagtaaaaacgaattttgacaaaaaaaatgtgtttttctttattagaccggggagttatcagccaacctgttacattcctccgaattccttcctaataggaggatgagatgaatataaaagaattcggcgacaaataaggaataaaagtgcacattgttatATGGTTCTTTGTCAAGTTAGAATttcaatttaccaatcgaaaaaattgtcgatcaaaaaaaactcgatatcgactcccgtgatccgaaaaatttagatttctatcaaaagttctcgatatcgaatgccgtgattagaccCCAGGTTCACATCCCCGCagggttgaaatttttattttcataattttttatcattaggttgattttctattttctttttgcgacatttaaatgtctaaaatttaaattttcactttaaaCCGCCAAATagcgtactttctaagactggtccaaaagaacttctttggaAGTGAAACAATTGATGGAGGATCTGAAGATGCTCTTAAAAAGAAATCTTTGTGGAACAAGGAAAGTTTAGGAAGGGCGCatttgtggtaaattttacgaatataagaaattctaaactattttgtgggaaatacgaatttagtaaatcattTTGCTTCAATTGTGTATAATCTTTCCCCCTCtttaattcatttaactaacgtgtacaaaattttttcttttagagtcaaggaaactttctcatattgaagaaaacataataatttccatgaaccaaaattaaattaaatttgctttagtgTCCTGAtggtttcactttttttgagtatatatTTAAAGCTCGATAACTCTCTttcgctcagaatcaataccaaaatagtaAAGTTAAAATCTTTGtacccaagtaaactttttttatgtgTACTTTCACCTGAGAGGCCTGATGGTCGTATGTTTATCCAGTTAAATAACAAAGTTCaggaatttatatttattcaaggcttaatttattttcaacaaATGTTTAACAGATATTTTTTACCTTCGAACCTAATGGAAATTTGATTCTAATACACTTTGCTCTCTtaatgcatatttttttttgtttagttacaATTATGTGAAATAGCCATAATGttgcaataataataatagtaacgatgatgttgatgatgatatTAATATACTAATAAGTCCAGTGATCAATACTCATAATCGTTATCCTCGCCTCCCTGTTCAGCATCGTCTGTACCGACTTCCTCAAAATCACGTTCAAGTGCAGCCAAATCTTCTCGGGCTTCTGTGAACTCACCCTCCTCCATACCCTCGCCCACATACCAATGGACAAAGGCCCGCTTCTTGAACATTAAATCGAATTTGTAACACAAATTGCTAAATGCCACCGCTATGGCTGTGGTATTCGATAACATGCACACGGCTCGGGAGGTGGGTGCCAAATCTCCATCAGGCACAAAGGCGGGCTTTTCGTAATTTATGCCAATTTTGAAACCCGTTGGACACCAGTCGACAAATTGAATATGGCGTTTTGATTTAATGGCTGACACGGCAGCGTTCACATCCTTGGGAACAACATCGCCACGGTATAACATGCAACAGGCCATATATTTGCCGGCTCGAGGATCACATTTCACCATCATATTGCCAGATTCGAAACAGGCATTAGTCAGTGAGGTGATTGCATGTTGTTCATGTGATGCCCGTGAGGCCGACATCAGGGGAGCATATGCCACCAGAGGGAAATGAATACGAGGGAAAGGTACCAAATTCGTTTGAAATTCATTAAGATCGACATTCATGGAGCCACTAAAACGCAACGATGCTGTTGTTGAACTAACGATCTGAGCTATTAGACGATTAAGATTGCGATAGTCTGGACGATCTACATTCAAACTATTCTTACAGATTTCGTAGATGGCCTCATTGTCGACCATAAACACACAGTCCGAATGTTCCAATGTGGAGTGGGTTGTCAGTAAGGCATTGTAAGGCTCTACCACAGCAGTGGATACCTTAGGCGATGGATAGACGGCAAAGTCTAATTTGCACTTTTTACTGAATTCCATGGACAGACGTTCCATAAGCAATGATGTAAATCCAGAACCTGTACCACCACCCAAACTATGGAATATCAGAAATCCTTGGAGACCGTCGCACTGCTCAGCTATCTTTTGTATACGAGTGGTCACGTTGTCAATAACCTCTTTTCCAATGGAATAGTGGCCACGTGCATAATTATTAGCCGCATCCTCCTTGCCGGAAATCAATTGTTCCGGATGATAGAGACTACGCATAGGGCCATTTCGTACATCATCGATTACTGTCGGCTCCAAATCTACAAATATTGACCGTGGCACTTGTTTTCCCGAACCTGTCTCCGAAAAGAAGGTACGAGCATCATTCGTACAATTCGATACGCCCTCTGAACCCACTACACCGGCTGAGCAGCCACTAGCTAGCATTTCTTCTTTGGTTTTTGTCGTACCATCGCGATTGATTCCATGCTCGAGCAAATATAATTCCCAACAAGAGTTTCCGATTTGAATACCTCCTTGGCcgatttgtatggaaataacttCACGCTGGAAGTAGATAAAGAAGCAATAGTTAGTAAAAGGCATGATCGAATTTGTTTGTGTTACAACAAAGCATTAATTTGAAATGTATTTGTGCTTTATGAGCAtagaacaagtataaacggcagtaagttcggccaggccgaatcttatgtaccctccaccatggattacattgaaacttgtactaaagactgccatccaaaatcgaattacttgggttgcggtaacacttgcgatggcaaggtttcttaaaacttcttaacaccgtctactcaattgtaagttagtccatacggagtatatattaaacaaaaaaggtcgattaaatactatataattcagtttgacaaaattttctatagaaataaaatgttgacaaaattttctatagaaataaaattttgacaaaattttctatagaaataaaatttttacataattttgtatagaagtaaaattttgacaaaaatttctatagtaataaaattttgacaaaattttctatagaaataaaattttaacaaaattttctatcgaaataaaatgttgacaaaattttcgatagtaataaaattttgacaaaattttctatagaaataaaattttgctagattacttttggggatcggcttatataactatagacggatatggaccaattttggcatggttgttagcggccatatactgcacaatgtacaaaatttcaccacgtaccaaatcttaaccggatccgatgaattttggtcctctaagagctccggaggtcaaatctggggattggtttaaacgtaccaaatttcaaccggattgggtgaattttgctcttccaaggggctccggaggtcaaatctggggatcggtttatatgggggctatatataattatggactgatatgaaccaattcatgcatggttgttggataccatatactaacatcacgtaccaaatttcaaccgaatccgatgaattttgctcttccaaggggcaccggaggtcaaatctggggatcattttatatgggggctatatataattatggaccgatttggaccaatttatgcatggttgttggagaccatatactaacaccatgtaccaaatttcagccggatcgtatgaaatttgcttctcttagaggcctcccaagccaaatcgggggatcggtttatatgggggctatatataattatggaccgatgtggaccaatttttgcatggttgttagagaccatatactaacaccctgtaccaaatttcagccggatcggatgaaatttgcttctcttagaggcctcgcaagccaaatttgggggtccgtttatatgggggctatacgtaaaagtggaccgatatggcccatttgcaataccatccgacctacatcaataacaactacttgtaccaagtttcaagtcgatagcttgtttcgttcggaagttagcgtgatttcaacagacggacggacggacggacatgctcagatcgactcagaatttcaccacgacccagaatatatatactttatggggtcttagagcaatatttcgatgtgttacaaacggaatgacaaagttaatataccccccatcctatggtggagggtataaaaatgtaaccaaattattttcaataaaaaaaaaacttgattgaagtcgaaaaaataatctattgaaaaattaaactgttatgaaagtgattgaaaatatttacgttttttaataaaatattcatgcTTGTTCTGAGTCTCACCACACAGCACACATTCTTCACTCCTCTCAAAAAGTTTGTTGTTCTGATACACACGTGAGAAAACTTTTTGGAATTTCTGATCGAAAAATGTAAACATCTAATTTTTTCTGcaatacattttatttgcagACAGGAACCATAAAATAAACCtattttgcaggaaaattaCAGTAGAATGtggaaaaaaggaaaaacaaacCCCTAAAAATATAAACCAGTTAgaagaattttttgttcaaattttagatagttttataaaattttattttgtggcaTATTCAACTAATTTTGCTCaataaaatgtgcaaaatatataaaaaaaactaattaaagTTTCGAAATATGTTATTTATTTGTGTTACAAATCATCTAATTTTGCATACGATTGCTGTACACTTGGCCCACACAAGAAAaaatgttcgtgtacatttttcaggtctGTGACGGTgtaaagtagaggtgtgcgcgtgacacgcgtgattcacacgtgaatcacgtgagtcgtgaacaaaatccaaagcaactctcgtgaatgtgcgtgaatgggactaaaataaatatttcgtgcgtgagaaataaaatcggttcgtgaataaaatttctgcaaaatcacgctcacgaaaataatcaagaTGTAATTCACACTCGTATGTTATCTGAAATTAAGTTGGCTCTCGAACATATTCTATTTATGAATATTGTTAACTTTGATGATTTTcgtttggaaaatatcgtgagtctcgtgaatttgccgtgaatcacgtgaattctgaatcgtgcgtgagtctttaaaagtaattcgtgcgtgagtactggttttcatttcgtgaatgtgcgtgagtgggattggctaccaccataagcgtaggaaggcctctggggagggggcttagacccccccagaaaaattttagccccccccagaatttgaaaacctatttacgattttccatttttataaaaaataaacaagcccagccaaaaaagcgtcgccaaaaaagtaatgaaaatgatctttttggattcagaagtggtgcaaaattggcgaagaagcgatgaatttaacatgggcttgtcataggacggaagtcctccatttcaacagccgttgcactgaatatgcatcacttctttagatgtgatccgaattcaatgttttgaatgtaaattaaaaaattctgttatattttgtcaaataaataatttttataattattaatggattctaatgcttgtcgacctcaaatattttcaaaaattcacaagtttttcagattggatttagaattttttttttcgacaaaatttaaattatttgtaccattttatgaattcttacttcgtttttaaggtatttgaaacaaaaaagttaaaatttcccattaaaagtatgaaaaaaccaagttatgaaaaatttaattaaaagaacttcctgagtagttaaaataaagaaaatcattgggagtacatcttctggaagtgcttttaaaattgtgcctttgcaagaacttccaaatttttttgctgggaaatgtgtggaactacttttagttgctttattataaattaattttggagttattttgatgtctaattttttttattcatttttatgaaataaaaaattaattgaaatataaataaatgaaatatacatttctagctaggggggctatagcccccctaggaaaattgtctagctacgctaatggctaccacacgtatcgtgcgtgaataaattgcttcgtgaatgtgcgtgagtgtgagtaaaaattcagtcacgtgcacacctctcgtGTAAAGTGTAGTCCAAAACATCTCTTTAGTGTGACACCTCACGAGAGCGATACATGTGTGTACCCGAAACGGGCACGATTAATTATTTCACTTaacatttgaattaaataaaagaatatatttgtacattttgtttggaaataatTATTATACATTGATTATAAATAATAACATAAATATTTGGTTTATCTCAATTAATAAGTAATTGATTTTAGCGGCCAAAatgacttaattttttttaaactaattaaaaaaattgttgaacgaGTCGAAGTatattcttttatttctaaataaggcTGTTCAAAAACAGCAGTGGGTGCTTGCCGCTATATTTCTGTACTTTGCGGTCCTTCGGACAAccttgcttaattttttttagattttaaagTGTTACCTGAAGTATTTCTAAGAACcaagaaaaagtttatttttcatGGTCTAGAATTTATGTAACTTAAACTTTAGAATAGTAAAATTTTACACCATAATTAGGACacatttcttgaaaataaagaaatgtaactaaaattaaattcttaaaatttgccttaatttttttttcttaaatatgtctATGATGCTCTTAAAGTAcagaaattatttttgatttaaagaaataatctataaattaactgagatattgaatctttcaaataaggtgggtattaaccctttcgctaccgaaataaacccaatgataaaaacttttatttttcatctgtttttacttgtactaacagcatgtagaaaaaaacttgtcattttgaaaacctacctcaattacttcacgagctatatgagcttgttctgaaaacttgattcttgaattgtgaccaaatggccttacgaaaataagcgctatttggcctataatacctttcaaagtgtgaggaaaaatacaaaaaagaacccgtaaaagtatcagctaaagtttttgaataaatgtccatttactagaaacatgcagtacaaaaattgtcccaaattttcgtatttttc
This is a stretch of genomic DNA from Haematobia irritans isolate KBUSLIRL chromosome 4, ASM5000362v1, whole genome shotgun sequence. It encodes these proteins:
- the alphaTub67C gene encoding alpha-Tubulin at 67C, producing the protein MREVISIQIGQGGIQIGNSCWELYLLEHGINRDGTTKTKEEMLASGCSAGVVGSEGVSNCTNDARTFFSETGSGKQVPRSIFVDLEPTVIDDVRNGPMRSLYHPEQLISGKEDAANNYARGHYSIGKEVIDNVTTRIQKIAEQCDGLQGFLIFHSLGGGTGSGFTSLLMERLSMEFSKKCKLDFAVYPSPKVSTAVVEPYNALLTTHSTLEHSDCVFMVDNEAIYEICKNSLNVDRPDYRNLNRLIAQIVSSTTASLRFSGSMNVDLNEFQTNLVPFPRIHFPLVAYAPLMSASRASHEQHAITSLTNACFESGNMMVKCDPRAGKYMACCMLYRGDVVPKDVNAAVSAIKSKRHIQFVDWCPTGFKIGINYEKPAFVPDGDLAPTSRAVCMLSNTTAIAVAFSNLCYKFDLMFKKRAFVHWYVGEGMEEGEFTEAREDLAALERDFEEVGTDDAEQGGEDNDYEY